Proteins encoded by one window of Lathyrus oleraceus cultivar Zhongwan6 chromosome 1, CAAS_Psat_ZW6_1.0, whole genome shotgun sequence:
- the LOC127100227 gene encoding uncharacterized mitochondrial protein AtMg00810-like, which translates to MQLVKEFSNLMQSEFDMSIMGDLNYFLGLQINQLNERTFVCQMKYCNELLKRFGMEDAKSIDTLMPINGNLERNENGKDVDVNKYRGMITSLLYLTASRPDIMFNVCMWARYQSAPKESHLKVVKRILRYLIDTSKYELWYSDGNDCNLVGYTDSNFSGFKSDRKSTSGTFHLFSNSLAFFFNM; encoded by the exons ATGCAACTTGTCAAGGAGTTTTCTAATCTTATGCAGAGTGAGTTTGATATGAGTATTATGGGGGATTTGAATTACTTCCTTGGACTTCAAATCAATCAACTCAATGAAAGGACATTTGTGTGTCAAATGAAATATTGCAATGAACTACTAAAGAGATTTGGTATGGAAGATGCAAAGTCGATTGACACTCTGATGCCTATAAATGGAAACTTGGAAAGAAATGAGAATGGTAAGGATGTTGATGTTAATAAGTATAGAGGTATGATTACTTCTCTTCTATATCTCACTGCATCTAGGCCAGATATTATGTTTAACGTGTGTATGTGGGCTCGCTATCAATCGGCTCCTAAGGAATCTCATTTAAAAGTCGTAAAACGCATTCTTAGGTATCTTATTGATACTTCTAAGTATGAGCTTTGGTATTCTGATGGAAATGATTGTAATTTGGTTGGTTATACCGATTCCAATTTTTCCGGTTTTAAATCAGATAGGAAGAGTACTAGTGGAACTTTCCActtgttttcaaattcctta GCATTCTTTTTCAATATGTAA
- the LOC127100243 gene encoding histone H3.2 produces the protein MARTKQTARKSTGGKAPRKQLATKAARKSAPATGGVKKPHRFRPGTVALREIRKYQKSTELLIRKLPFQRLVREITQDFKTDLQFQSSAVSALQEAVEAYLVGLFEAAQTSGEKMHQNSRKLKLQPLIFLISN, from the coding sequence ATGGCTCGTACTAAGCAAACAGCACGCAAATCCACCGGAGGCAAAGCACCAAGGAAGCAGTTAGCAACAAAAGCTGCTCGGAAATCAGCACCGGCAACTGGAGGAGTGAAGAAGCCACACAGATTCAGGCCAGGAACTGTTGCTCTTAGAGAAATCAGGAAGTACCAGAAGAGCACTGAGCTTCTTATAAGGAAGCTTCCATTCCAGCGGCTAGTGAGGGAAATCACTCAGGATTTCAAAACTGATCTCCAATTCCAAAGCAGCGCTGTTTCTGCTCTACAAGAAGCTGTTGAAGCTTACCTTGTTGGTTTGTTCGAAGCAGCACAAACCTCAGGGGAAAAGATGCATCAGAACAGTCGAAAGTTGAAGCTTCAACCATTGATTTTTCTAATATCAAACTAG